A DNA window from Procambarus clarkii isolate CNS0578487 chromosome 3, FALCON_Pclarkii_2.0, whole genome shotgun sequence contains the following coding sequences:
- the LOC138368630 gene encoding uncharacterized protein: MFANEAKLMRRIKTEEDIKQLQDGLDKLNKLSNKWLLKFNSSKCKVMKLDDGSRSPNTRNKLGDDVLHESDRETGPGGDITPNLSPEANIKKRPHHTSVTYTRLANIRTALRNLCKESLRTFYTTYVTPILEYAAPARSPYLVKHKTKLEKVQRYATRLVPELRGMNYEERLLELQLTILQDRRVREDMITTYKILKGTDRADKERLFKTGGTRTRGHL; encoded by the coding sequence atgtttgctaatgaaGCGAaacttatgagaaggattaagacagaggaagatatcaAGCAACTACAAGATGGCCTAGACAAACTCAACaaattgtccaacaaatggctactaaagtttaactcaagtaaatgtaaagtaatgaagctagATGACGGAAGCAGGAGCCCAAACACAAGGAACAAACTGGGAGATGACGTCCTCCATGAATCTGACAGAGAGACAGGCCCAGGAGGTGATATCAcgccgaacctgtctcctgaagccaacatCAAAAAAAGGCCACATCATACATCAGTAACGTATacgaggttggctaacatcagaactgctttaagaaatttgtgtaaggaatcacttagaaccttttataccacatatgtcacaccaattctggaatatgcggctcctgcAAGaagtccataccttgtcaagcataagacgaagctggagaaggttcaaaggtatgctaccagactagtcccagaattacgaggtatgaattacgaggaaaggctgcttgAATTGCAACTCACGATACtgcaagacagaagagttcgggaagacatgattaccacatacaaaattttaaaaggaACTGACAGGGCAGATAAAGAGAGATTATTTAAGACAGGTGGTACTCGCACACGGGGACACCTGTGA